In Nitrospirota bacterium, one genomic interval encodes:
- a CDS encoding DUF2779 domain-containing protein, whose product MAYTTLSKSRFMAGLQCPKNLYLSIFQKELATPTDPATQRLFDEGKLVGLEAQKRFPGGVLVDVPYYAPEKALEKTDELIKQGVTTLYEPAFIFNDLLVRVDILHRKTPSSPWQIIEVKSTTSVKEEHFIDLAIQFYILKKYGLTVQSGRLMFLNRNCVYPNLENLFVIEELTEELDQFFPMIEKNLVKFKTLLAQPSVPEVEVGPQCTSPYECPFMNHCWSRLNLPNPGVMNLYRMGEKKFDYLKDGIVELTDPRLSDLNGIQKRMVEVAKSGQPFIDRKGIKQEIKTWKYPFYFFDFETIGFAIPRYHGASPYNQIPFQFSCDILEDETAEIKHVEYLHDTSSDPREEVATRIVEAIGPTGSVISYN is encoded by the coding sequence ATGGCATATACCACATTAAGCAAAAGCCGGTTTATGGCGGGGCTCCAATGCCCCAAAAATCTTTACCTCTCTATCTTCCAAAAAGAACTCGCCACTCCCACAGATCCTGCAACACAAAGGCTCTTTGATGAAGGGAAACTGGTTGGCCTGGAGGCCCAGAAACGGTTCCCCGGAGGGGTCCTGGTCGATGTTCCTTATTACGCCCCCGAAAAAGCGCTGGAAAAAACCGATGAATTAATCAAGCAAGGGGTCACGACCCTCTATGAACCGGCTTTTATCTTTAATGACCTTCTGGTCCGGGTCGACATTCTTCATCGGAAAACTCCCTCTTCTCCCTGGCAAATCATAGAAGTCAAATCGACCACCAGCGTCAAAGAGGAACATTTCATTGACCTTGCCATCCAATTCTACATCTTAAAGAAATATGGTCTTACCGTTCAATCTGGCCGCCTGATGTTTCTCAACCGTAATTGCGTCTATCCCAACCTGGAAAATCTCTTTGTTATTGAAGAGCTGACCGAAGAGCTGGATCAGTTTTTTCCGATGATTGAAAAGAACCTTGTTAAATTTAAAACGTTACTGGCTCAACCTTCAGTCCCGGAGGTGGAAGTCGGCCCGCAATGCACCTCTCCCTATGAGTGCCCTTTTATGAACCATTGCTGGAGCCGGTTGAACCTTCCCAACCCGGGGGTAATGAATCTCTACCGGATGGGAGAAAAGAAGTTCGATTATCTTAAGGATGGAATCGTAGAACTGACAGACCCAAGACTTTCCGACTTAAACGGAATTCAGAAAAGAATGGTAGAGGTTGCCAAGTCTGGTCAGCCGTTTATCGACCGGAAAGGGATTAAACAGGAGATCAAGACCTGGAAATATCCTTTTTATTTCTTTGATTTTGAAACCATTGGTTTTGCCATTCCCCGGTATCATGGCGCCTCTCCTTACAACCAGATCCCCTTTCAATTCAGTTGCGACATTCTGGAGGATGAAACAGCCGAAATCAAGCATGTTGAATACCTCCATGACACTTCATCCGACCCTCGGGAGGAGGTGGCTACCCGTAT
- a CDS encoding helix-turn-helix transcriptional regulator encodes MLNIESRLAAFRKRQKLYDKQSAEAKPVLESQFGDIIYPHIMRSLEGFSVSRSKAFVPVSKKKIRIRIKEDPRKVIAWAIAQRIREARENRGLRQEDLARMTGIARPNIVRIEQGRHVPSLTTLRKIVDALGLDINRLTAEPDVEAEERLEFAELAESGIAEWEKSLKEEDKRD; translated from the coding sequence ATGCTTAATATTGAATCACGATTAGCCGCTTTTCGTAAAAGACAAAAACTTTATGATAAGCAGTCTGCCGAAGCCAAACCTGTTCTCGAGTCTCAATTCGGCGATATCATCTATCCACATATCATGAGGTCGCTTGAGGGATTTTCTGTTTCACGAAGTAAAGCTTTTGTGCCTGTTAGCAAGAAAAAAATCCGCATCCGCATAAAGGAAGATCCTAGGAAGGTGATTGCGTGGGCCATAGCTCAAAGGATCAGGGAGGCAAGAGAGAATCGGGGACTTAGACAGGAAGACCTGGCCCGGATGACAGGAATTGCACGACCCAATATAGTCCGTATAGAGCAAGGACGGCATGTTCCATCTCTCACTACTTTAAGGAAAATTGTTGATGCCCTAGGCCTCGACATAAACCGTTTGACGGCAGAGCCGGATGTTGAGGCAGAAGAGAGGCTGGAATTTGCCGAATTAGCTGAAAGTGGGATTGCAGAATGGGAAAAATCTCTTAAAGAGGAGGATAAAAGAGATTGA
- a CDS encoding type II toxin-antitoxin system PemK/MazF family toxin: protein MRPKTGDVFLADLEPVKGSEQGRERPVIVFQNPDLGRFTSTLICIPLTTNLSRRGLPGTSFIKKSKQNGLSQDSIGLCFQLRAIDKSRLTKRYGTLNPETLNAIAESVLSALGIDLG from the coding sequence ATCCGCCCGAAGACAGGAGATGTATTCCTTGCTGACCTTGAGCCTGTCAAAGGTTCGGAACAGGGGAGGGAAAGGCCGGTCATTGTGTTTCAAAACCCAGACCTCGGCAGGTTCACGTCTACCTTGATCTGCATCCCTCTTACGACTAATCTTTCTCGCAGAGGTCTCCCCGGAACAAGCTTTATAAAGAAAAGTAAACAGAATGGACTTTCTCAGGATTCCATAGGCTTATGCTTCCAGTTAAGAGCTATTGATAAAAGCCGTTTGACAAAGAGATACGGAACGTTAAATCCTGAAACATTGAATGCGATTGCAGAATCGGTTTTGTCAGCGTTGGGAATTGACTTGGGATGA